In Mytilus edulis chromosome 13, xbMytEdul2.2, whole genome shotgun sequence, a single window of DNA contains:
- the LOC139500549 gene encoding toll-like receptor 4 produces the protein MILTLVCLCIKLNRRETITNMIIKSFLLLSISFKIVSSDISCSTEPKCRCILLEEGIYADCSGNQLNSSPTFNDNVTSINLSFNYLIYPPSNENLPESLQNLNVSNNLIYTLSFDTEKISFWKITGLKFLDLSSNKLLIDEPFFFPNMFSNFSLLELLDISGNVIPEKGFPELHNVMAPLISLRFLSLDIFESITFGRSFERLLNLKSLRLTGVCNTSRTFIIMEDFFLYLPFLEYLDISTLEVWTSMYNNTGSPCYCSFTSIYRGAIGKLTNLKYLDISNNRYLGLCGFRNITYDLNLTNIKIFKARNLYCQDSRSVTLYCDDIRNLRNTSLEELYIDGNNIDIGQSGILTYLPSSLLILSISENRWVAGVYTYRPYDNLINLVSIDVSNMNNHQMSQNGAASFPCCLHFLGDVTCEKSRIKTVSGDNTTGTCAYTPQHYNDYIHSSKPVDIPDNPDPWRCSYPLGDVDVHYIVVPENVKSIVMNNSRMGYAIRWTIFNTLSIINLTLSNNQFYSFIGPICNATNLKFLDLSGNRCSSLTPYFLNSLPSLETLLLNNNLLGLAGTLQNKNAVFVFGSLTNLLYLDLSSNKLSLLSKNIFWNLQKIRLINLKDNLLTDFNINVKHKPDLTLIDLSKNQILYLSKNAMDGIGQRTSWKLKIDLSKNPFICSCDSRLFLKWLQKHQLVFKGFSKYQCSNSTNHEPLIDAVLSLDKTCSTHTALIIVCLVLIITFLVCLIIAILYRNKWKIKYWYYIAKRNYFQHDYMRLEERQRYKFDVFLSYADEERIFAIMELTKQLEENENFRLCIHERDFIPGCDIADNIVNAIHNSRKVIFVVTPAFLKSKWCIYELNMAYMEYVVSRQGVNCMIMVIKEKIKERDIPRKMYDIMKDESYLTFPDEEEDKEAFWERLIDSLR, from the coding sequence aCAAATATGATCATCAAATCATTTCTACTTCTGAGTATATCATTCAAAATTGTTTCATCAGACATATCATGTTCAACAGAGCCAAAATGTCGGTGTATCTTACTTGAAGAAGGGATATATGCAGACTGTAGTGGCAACCAATTAAACTCGTCACCTACGTTTAACGATAACGTCACATCAATCAACCTCAGtttcaattatttgatatatCCTCCCTCAAACGAGAATTTACCAGAATCTTTACAAAATTTGAATGTTTCAAACAATTTGATCTATACGTTATCGTTTGATACTGAGAAAATATCATTTTGGAAAATAACCGGACTCAAATTTCTAGATTTATCATCAAATAAACTGTTGATAGATGAACCGTTCTTCTTTCcaaatatgttttcaaatttCTCGCTGTTGGAATTACTTGATATATCAGGAAATGTAATTCCCGAAAAAGGATTTCCAGAATTGCATAATGTGATGGCCCCATTAATTTCTCTGCGATTTTTATCTCTCGATATTTTTGAAAGTATTACATTTGGAAGGAGTTTTGAGAGATTATTAAATCTAAAGTCACTGAGACTCACTGGTGTGTGCAATACGTCACGAACCTTTATAATTATGGAAGATTTTTTCCTATATCTCCCTTTTCTTGAATATTTAGATATTTCCACTCTTGAAGTGTGGACAAGTATGTACAATAATACCGGTTCTCCTTGCTACTGTTCTTTTACAAGTATTTACAGAGGAGCTATTGGAAAACTGACTAATTTGAAATATCTTGATATATCTAATAACCGATATCTTGGACTCTGTGGATTCCGTAATATAACGTATGATCTAAATCTTACAAACATAAAGATATTTAAAGCTAGAAATTTGTATTGTCAGGACAGTAGATCTGTCACACTGTATTGCGATGATATAAGAAATTTACGAAACACCTCTCTCGAAGAACTTTATATTGACGGAAATAATATCGATATTGGACAGTCAGGGATACTAACGTATTTGCCATCGTCTCTGTTAATTCTTAGTATTAGTGAGAATCGTTGGGTGGCTGGAGTATACACCTATAGGCCATATGATAATTTGATTAACTTAGTTAGCATTGATGTTAGTAATATGAATAATCATCAAATGTCCCAAAATGGTGCAGCAAGTTTTCCTTGTTGTTTACATTTTCTAGGAGATGTCACATGTGAGAAATCGAGGATCAAGACGGTCAGCGGAGATAATACTACTGGTACGTGTGCTTACACCCCACAACACTACAACGATTATATTCACAGCAGCAAGCCAGTTGACATTCCCGACAATCCAGATCCTTGGAGGTGTTCTTATCCCCTTGGTGATGTCGACGTACACTATATAGTGGTTCCTGAAAATGTAAAGTCAATTGTTATGAATAATTCAAGAATGGGGTATGCAATTCGTTGGACAATATTCAATACCCTGTCGATCATTAATCTAACCTTAAGTAACAATCAATTCTATAGTTTTATTGGTCCTATCTGTAACGCAACAAACCTTAAGTTTCTCGATCTTTCAGGAAATAGATGCTCTAGCCTAACTCCATATTTCCTAAATTCCTTACCGTCACTTGAAACTCTATTACTGAATAATAATCTATTAGGTCTAGCTGGAACACTGCAAAACAAAAATGCTGTCTTTGTTTTTGGTTCTCTGACTAATCTTCTATATTTAGATTTATCATCAAACAAACTTTCGTtactttcaaaaaatattttttggaatttgCAGAAAATAAGACTGAtaaatttaaaagacaatttGCTAACGGATTTTAATATCAATGTTAAACATAAGCCAGATCTCACCTTAATAGatttatctaaaaatcaaattcttTACTTATCAAAAAACGCAATGGATGGCATTGGTCAACGTACAAgttggaaattgaaaattgaccTTTCCAAAAACCCGTTTATATGTTCTTGTGATTCTCGTTTATTTTTGAAATGGTTACAAAAACATCAACTtgtatttaaaggtttttctAAATATCAATGTTCAAATTCTACAAATCATGAACCTTTAATAGATGCTGTTCTATCTCTTGACAAAACTTGTTCTACACATACTGCATTGATAATTGTTTGTCTGGTTCTGATCATTACTTTTTTGGTTTGTCTCATAATAGCTATATTATACAGAAACAAATGGAAGATAAAATACTGGTACTATATTGCTAAGCGAAATTATTTTCAACATGATTATATGCGTTTGGAAGAAAGACAAAGATACAAATTTGATGTTTTCCTTTCATACGCTGATGAGGAACGGATTTTCGCTATTATGGAACTAACAAAACAACTAGAAGAGAACGAGAATTTTCGTCTGTGTATTCATGAACGTGATTTTATTCCTGGCTGCGATATCGCTGACAATATAGTCAATGCTATCCATAATAGTCGTAAAGTAATTTTCGTAGTAACTCCAGCTTTCCTAAAGTCAAAATGGTGTATATACGAACTCAATATGGCTTATATGGAATATGTTGTGTCCAGGCAAGGTGTTAATTGTATGATAATGGTTATaaaggaaaaaataaaagaaagagaCATTCCTAGAAAAATGTACGATATAATGAAAGACGAGAGTTACTTAACTTTCCCGGATGAGGAGGAAGACAAAGAAGCATTTTGGGAAAGATTGATTGATTCCTTGAGGTAG